The following proteins are encoded in a genomic region of Paenibacillus sp. FSL R7-0273:
- a CDS encoding discoidin domain-containing protein encodes MTVAIIVSLMISGAPAIAGGDQGGGPIQLVVTYDTNGGSTIAPQHVAGSGGRVLFQATPVKECYSFEGWYYDSALTQAYIWSDLITTDVTLYAKWTAQAENTLCSTIIGSSPNLALNKPATVDSTCNASQTAANAVDSSVTNDSKWCSKSGSRWLQIDLGSVKQVNQFVIKHAAEGGETASYNTKAYHIQVSNDGTNWSTVVKVANNTKSVTVDNIASVSARYIKLNVTTPTQTTNAAARIYEFEVYGPLNLALNKPATADSTCNASQTAAKAVDGSVINDRKWCSKSGSRWLQIDLGSVKQVNQFVIKHAAEGGETASYNTRAYHIQVSNDGTNWSTVVKAANNTKSITVDNIASVSARYIKLNVTTPTQTTNAAARIFEFEVYGPPAGG; translated from the coding sequence ATGACGGTAGCTATTATCGTTTCGTTGATGATATCGGGAGCTCCTGCAATTGCCGGAGGCGATCAAGGGGGAGGCCCCATCCAGCTGGTCGTGACTTATGATACGAACGGAGGCTCAACCATTGCCCCTCAGCATGTGGCGGGGTCCGGAGGCAGGGTGTTGTTTCAGGCTACACCGGTGAAGGAATGCTACAGCTTCGAAGGCTGGTACTACGACAGTGCGCTGACGCAAGCCTATATCTGGTCAGATCTAATCACTACGGATGTAACGCTATATGCAAAATGGACGGCCCAGGCAGAAAATACGCTGTGCAGCACCATAATTGGGAGTTCTCCGAATTTGGCATTGAATAAACCCGCAACGGTTGACAGCACTTGCAACGCCTCGCAAACTGCGGCCAATGCCGTGGACAGCAGCGTTACTAATGATAGTAAATGGTGCTCCAAGTCCGGCAGCCGCTGGCTGCAGATTGATCTCGGCTCGGTGAAGCAGGTGAATCAATTTGTGATCAAGCATGCAGCAGAAGGCGGAGAGACCGCCTCCTATAACACGAAAGCTTACCATATCCAGGTCAGTAATGACGGGACGAATTGGAGCACAGTAGTCAAAGTGGCCAATAATACGAAGAGCGTGACAGTTGACAACATCGCCTCAGTATCAGCAAGATATATTAAGCTGAATGTTACGACACCTACGCAAACCACGAACGCTGCGGCAAGAATTTATGAATTTGAGGTATACGGACCTCTAAATCTGGCATTAAATAAACCCGCAACAGCTGACAGCACATGCAACGCCTCGCAAACTGCGGCAAAAGCTGTAGACGGCAGCGTCATTAATGACAGAAAATGGTGCTCCAAGTCCGGCAGCCGCTGGCTGCAGATTGATCTTGGCTCCGTGAAGCAGGTGAATCAATTTGTGATCAAGCATGCAGCAGAAGGCGGAGAGACCGCCTCCTATAATACTAGAGCTTATCATATCCAGGTCAGTAATGACGGGACGAATTGGAGCACAGTAGTCAAAGCGGCCAATAATACGAAAAGCATAACGGTAGACAACATCGCGTCAGTATCAGCAAGATACATCAAGCTCAACGTTACGACACCTACACAAACCACGAACGCTGCGGCAAGAATCTTTGAGTTTGAGGTATATGGACCGCCCGCTGGCGGCTGA
- a CDS encoding ABC1 kinase family protein: MSEFLRLMKDLRFRRTMRMIFKFAWAFWWLSKQKYFIPGRRLEAKTKALYQKQAAYFTRTAMDMGGLIIKLGQHVSAQVDFLPKEILDELSKLQDSVEPVDFSEIKLKVESELGASINEIFAEFNTAPIAAASLGQVHRATLRTGEQVAVKVMRPGIEDIIEIDSKSIQIAVRLMKRQTQIAAFMDLDVVYDEFYDTVMDELDYQKEGRNAEEFQQQFTRRKDIVVPGIHWSHTTSKVLTMEFMEGVKINNFAQLADWGVDRTKLAKSLMEILVEQILINGFFHADPHPGNVLVQPDGTIALIDFGMVGRIPADMKTQMVALLMAVYFKDVPGAINALNRLHFLRRNTDLEVFSRNLALLFDQINGDTFDLSFVTSGDNVEELRDFFYSQPFQLPANTTFLGKAMITIYGLCLGLDPELDLIGTAKPYIQKVVLKDLKGSVFSTVLNESTGLLKGILPTTKKFISTVDKMDSGNLRVKLSTTFEKKLIETQNKNTRRIVATIIGAVFLLTASNMWNEVNPIVSYVLGTLGLLIMLSQLITGGNRREARQVKHMNAMRERSRLERPK, encoded by the coding sequence ATGAGCGAATTTTTAAGATTGATGAAAGATCTCCGGTTCAGAAGAACCATGCGGATGATTTTTAAGTTCGCCTGGGCTTTCTGGTGGCTGAGCAAGCAGAAGTATTTTATACCGGGACGGCGCTTAGAAGCGAAAACAAAAGCCTTATACCAAAAGCAGGCTGCTTATTTTACGAGAACTGCAATGGATATGGGCGGATTAATTATCAAGCTTGGGCAGCATGTCAGTGCGCAGGTGGATTTTTTGCCGAAGGAAATTCTTGATGAATTGTCCAAGCTGCAGGACTCTGTAGAGCCGGTGGATTTTTCTGAGATAAAACTTAAGGTAGAGAGTGAGCTCGGCGCGTCCATTAACGAGATTTTTGCCGAGTTTAATACAGCTCCTATCGCAGCGGCTTCCTTAGGTCAGGTACATCGGGCAACATTGCGGACCGGCGAACAAGTCGCAGTCAAGGTTATGCGTCCAGGTATCGAGGATATTATCGAAATCGATTCGAAATCCATTCAAATTGCCGTCCGGTTAATGAAACGTCAGACCCAGATTGCAGCCTTCATGGATCTTGATGTGGTGTATGATGAGTTCTACGATACCGTTATGGACGAGCTCGATTATCAAAAAGAGGGACGAAATGCCGAAGAATTCCAGCAGCAGTTCACCCGCCGGAAGGATATCGTTGTTCCAGGTATTCACTGGTCCCATACAACCTCAAAGGTGCTTACCATGGAGTTTATGGAAGGTGTAAAAATCAATAATTTCGCACAGCTTGCTGATTGGGGTGTGGACCGGACGAAATTAGCGAAATCATTGATGGAGATTCTTGTAGAACAGATTCTGATTAACGGCTTCTTTCACGCAGACCCGCACCCGGGCAATGTTCTCGTGCAGCCTGACGGCACCATAGCCTTAATTGATTTTGGAATGGTCGGACGAATTCCTGCGGATATGAAGACGCAAATGGTTGCCCTTTTAATGGCGGTGTATTTCAAAGATGTCCCCGGCGCAATTAACGCCCTTAATCGTTTGCACTTTTTAAGACGGAATACAGATTTAGAGGTGTTTTCCAGGAATCTCGCGTTATTATTTGACCAAATTAATGGGGATACGTTTGACCTCAGCTTCGTGACATCAGGTGACAATGTTGAGGAGTTACGTGATTTCTTCTATTCCCAGCCCTTTCAGCTACCGGCAAACACAACCTTTTTGGGCAAGGCAATGATCACGATTTATGGACTCTGTCTGGGACTGGACCCTGAGCTGGACTTGATTGGGACCGCTAAGCCTTACATCCAGAAGGTTGTGCTTAAAGATCTGAAAGGAAGTGTCTTTTCCACCGTTCTGAATGAAAGCACGGGCCTGCTCAAAGGAATCCTTCCTACGACCAAAAAGTTTATTTCTACAGTAGATAAAATGGATAGCGGAAATTTACGGGTAAAGCTATCAACTACCTTTGAGAAAAAATTGATTGAGACGCAAAATAAAAATACAAGACGGATTGTTGCTACGATCATTGGAGCGGTATTTCTTCTGACTGCTTCCAACATGTGGAATGAAGTGAACCCTATCGTTTCTTATGTGCTGGGCACCCTGGGGCTGCTCATTATGCTGAGCCAGCTGATAACGGGAGGAAACCGCCGTGAAGCAAGACAGGTCAAGCATATGAACGCCATGCGTGAACGGAGCAGATTGGAAAGACCGAAGTGA
- a CDS encoding polysaccharide pyruvyl transferase family protein: MKRVGIITLYYKNYNYGGQLGAYALQKAIAKLGFHCEQITFKWLNEHTLQTYESAKGAEHFRIFSESIPHSKRLYTVSDIAECVDDYDSFVCGSDQIWGLPWVISDGVLPCMALSFVPASKTKIAYAASMGGAEIEPDRKSILAPHVNSLDFVSVREKSAIPFVSTMNNGVIAHVLDPVMLLDRSEWDEICAAPVEKAYILTYDLRDTGVQEYAEALSRKYGYEIITLAAAGAATVGPEEFVGYIKHAKYFITSAFHGAVFAILYKVPFLVFPVSDNPQDPKSMDSRLLALLDTFRLSSCYVYDTSNIPNIDEVTFHHIDESKTSAFRDSSLQFLKAALEF, translated from the coding sequence ATGAAAAGAGTCGGGATTATTACTCTTTATTATAAAAACTACAATTATGGTGGCCAACTTGGCGCTTATGCACTGCAAAAAGCTATAGCTAAGCTAGGCTTTCATTGTGAGCAGATTACATTCAAGTGGCTAAACGAACACACCTTACAAACATATGAAAGCGCTAAAGGTGCTGAACATTTCAGGATTTTTTCCGAAAGCATTCCCCACAGCAAACGCTTATATACAGTATCTGATATTGCAGAATGTGTGGATGATTACGATTCTTTTGTGTGCGGCAGTGACCAGATATGGGGGTTGCCATGGGTTATTTCCGACGGCGTTCTACCCTGCATGGCACTTTCTTTTGTCCCTGCATCAAAAACGAAAATTGCATACGCAGCAAGCATGGGAGGAGCAGAAATAGAGCCTGATCGAAAAAGTATCCTTGCTCCGCACGTTAATTCTTTAGACTTCGTTTCTGTTCGTGAAAAAAGCGCCATTCCCTTTGTGTCAACGATGAATAATGGAGTTATAGCTCATGTATTGGATCCTGTGATGCTTCTCGATAGATCCGAATGGGATGAAATATGTGCAGCTCCTGTAGAAAAAGCCTATATACTGACCTATGATTTACGAGATACAGGGGTTCAGGAATATGCCGAAGCACTTTCACGAAAGTACGGCTACGAGATTATAACTCTTGCAGCTGCTGGAGCAGCTACGGTTGGTCCGGAGGAATTTGTAGGATACATAAAACATGCTAAGTATTTTATTACCAGTGCTTTCCATGGGGCTGTTTTTGCTATTTTATATAAGGTTCCATTTCTGGTTTTCCCGGTATCGGATAATCCGCAGGACCCCAAATCAATGGATTCAAGACTGTTAGCTCTGCTGGATACGTTTAGATTATCTTCTTGTTATGTTTATGACACATCAAACATTCCAAATATCGATGAGGTTACTTTTCATCATATTGACGAATCAAAAACAAGTGCATTTCGCGATAGCTCACTTCAATTTCTTAAAGCTGCTTTGGAATTTTAA
- a CDS encoding DNA alkylation repair protein has product MNQNKSTEMNCSTKAGDILLQLNSKTKLGDLRKIAKDIKKDHGLAMELWSTGEYLPRLLAILIMDKKLLSEEELNKLDQDMQTHTFDERNYLVDWLMANQLTKDKKTIALIESWENSSSALQRRVYWYYQARLRWTGQAPPDNTAALLSKIEANITQEDPEVQWAMNFTAGWIGVYDEKYRARCIKLGEVTGLYKGDMVSRGCTPDYLPEFIAIEVNKRKDNQL; this is encoded by the coding sequence ATGAATCAGAACAAAAGTACAGAAATGAATTGCTCTACAAAAGCAGGCGATATTTTATTACAGCTCAATAGTAAAACTAAGCTAGGCGACTTGCGGAAAATCGCGAAGGACATTAAAAAAGATCACGGGCTGGCTATGGAGCTTTGGTCAACCGGCGAGTATTTGCCCAGACTGTTAGCAATTCTAATTATGGATAAAAAGCTTCTTTCAGAAGAAGAGCTGAATAAGCTTGATCAGGATATGCAGACGCACACCTTTGATGAGCGGAACTACTTAGTAGACTGGTTAATGGCTAATCAGCTCACCAAAGACAAGAAGACCATTGCATTAATCGAGTCATGGGAAAATAGCTCTAGTGCTCTGCAAAGACGGGTTTACTGGTATTATCAGGCACGGTTGAGATGGACCGGACAAGCCCCGCCAGATAACACCGCAGCCTTACTATCTAAGATAGAAGCGAATATTACGCAGGAAGATCCGGAAGTTCAATGGGCCATGAATTTCACCGCAGGCTGGATAGGCGTTTATGATGAGAAGTATCGTGCACGTTGTATTAAGCTGGGTGAGGTAACGGGGCTCTATAAAGGTGACATGGTATCCAGGGGCTGTACTCCCGATTATTTGCCGGAGTTCATTGCGATTGAAGTTAACAAACGAAAGGATAATCAGTTATGA
- a CDS encoding cyanophycinase — translation MNTHYYFSWFNNFFPERLVKCLQEDIQDRKSLVMISAGPSGCEDEQINFADISEWTWLHEANLIFDEYHFIDYRMQKEEARRVIQNASVIFLCGGDPVLQNDFLVEYKLTEVIKNSNAVILGASAGSLNMAAKWLKLDDADGDAETGSVNVGMGFDPFAYESHSKRDYATFVQGYLFPLSEEIDVYAAEQESAIRVKDGRVEIMGPVYLISRSKIQKLAETL, via the coding sequence TTGAATACTCACTACTATTTCAGCTGGTTTAATAATTTTTTTCCAGAGAGGCTTGTTAAGTGCTTGCAGGAGGATATCCAAGACCGGAAATCACTTGTTATGATTAGCGCTGGGCCGTCTGGTTGTGAAGATGAGCAAATTAACTTTGCTGATATTTCTGAATGGACCTGGCTGCATGAGGCAAACCTTATTTTTGATGAATATCATTTCATTGATTACCGCATGCAAAAGGAAGAGGCCCGGCGGGTCATTCAAAACGCGTCTGTCATTTTCTTATGCGGCGGAGATCCGGTACTACAGAACGATTTTTTGGTAGAATATAAATTAACGGAAGTTATTAAGAATAGCAATGCCGTTATATTGGGTGCCAGCGCCGGTTCGTTAAATATGGCTGCGAAATGGCTTAAATTGGATGACGCAGACGGTGACGCTGAAACAGGCAGTGTAAATGTTGGAATGGGCTTTGATCCTTTTGCCTATGAATCTCATTCTAAACGCGACTACGCCACATTTGTTCAAGGCTACCTGTTCCCCTTATCTGAAGAGATTGATGTTTATGCGGCAGAACAGGAGAGCGCTATACGTGTAAAGGACGGCAGAGTAGAAATAATGGGTCCTGTATATTTAATCTCCCGTTCAAAGATTCAGAAATTGGCTGAGACGCTTTAA